A single window of Methylobacterium nodulans ORS 2060 DNA harbors:
- a CDS encoding SURF1 family protein — protein sequence MDAAAEPVRRSPPWRDLLAPGLATLVCLAILLALGTWQLQRKAWKEGVIRQVVERSRIDPPLAPPAAGTWDPAADEFKRVRITGRLLNDRETLVHGLAPGEAPGRALQGYYVLTPLVREDGPPILINRGFVPTELRNPRDRAAGEVAGPVTVTGILRASEERGLFVPAPDPQRGEWFNRDIPGIAAARGLTEVAPYLIEADATPNPGGWPRGGQLRVDLPNNHLQYAFTWYGIALCLVGVFSAYAWKRLREVA from the coding sequence ATGGATGCGGCGGCAGAACCGGTCCGGCGCTCCCCTCCCTGGCGCGACCTCCTCGCGCCGGGCCTCGCGACGCTCGTCTGCCTCGCGATCCTCCTCGCACTCGGCACTTGGCAACTGCAGCGCAAGGCCTGGAAGGAGGGCGTGATCCGACAGGTGGTGGAGCGCTCGCGGATCGATCCGCCGCTCGCGCCCCCCGCCGCCGGAACCTGGGACCCCGCCGCCGACGAGTTCAAGCGGGTGCGCATCACCGGCCGCCTCCTCAACGACAGGGAGACACTGGTCCACGGCCTCGCGCCGGGCGAGGCTCCGGGCCGCGCCCTCCAGGGCTACTACGTGCTGACGCCGCTCGTGCGGGAGGACGGCCCGCCGATCCTGATCAACCGCGGCTTCGTCCCGACCGAGCTCAGGAACCCGCGCGACCGCGCGGCCGGCGAGGTCGCGGGTCCGGTCACGGTCACCGGGATACTGCGGGCGAGCGAGGAGCGGGGCCTGTTCGTTCCCGCGCCCGATCCGCAGCGGGGCGAATGGTTCAATCGCGACATTCCGGGCATCGCCGCCGCCCGTGGCCTCACGGAGGTCGCGCCCTACCTGATCGAGGCCGACGCGACGCCCAATCCCGGCGGCTGGCCCCGGGGCGGACAGCTCCGGGTCGATCTGCCGAACAACCACCTGCAATACGCCTTCACGTGGTACGGCATCGCGCTGTGCCTCGTCGGCGTGTTCTCGGCCTATGCCTGGAAGCGGCTTCGCGAGGTGGCTTGA
- the thrC gene encoding threonine synthase, translating into MLHVSTRGAAAKLTFTDALLAGLARDGGLYLPERWPALDPAAIAGLAGRPYAAAAKTVLSPLVDGEIPQGDLDRMIEGAYATFRHPAVCPLVQLGDNLFLLELHHGPTLAFKDVAMQLLGRLMDHVLKARGSRATIVGATSGDTGSAAVEAFRGLDQVDVFILFPHGRVSEVQRRQMTTVDSANVHAVAVEGTFDDCQAIVKALFQHPRFAEEVRLSGVNSINWARVAAQAVYYFTSAVALGSPHRPVSFSVPTGNFGDILAGWVAKRMGLPVGRLMIATNANDILARTLASGAYEVRGVAPTTSPSMDIQVSSNFERLLFEALDREPEGLNRLMASLKQSGAFSLPPAVLERVRAEFDAAAVQEPEVAAEIRETYRSTGYVLDPHSAIGVRAGRRLLDADPATPVVALATAHAAKFPDAVEAATGQRPALPPHLADLMTRRERFAVLPNDEGAVERFIRERARILRGAAA; encoded by the coding sequence GTGCTTCATGTCTCGACCCGCGGCGCCGCCGCAAAGCTGACCTTCACCGATGCGCTCCTCGCCGGCCTTGCCCGCGACGGCGGCCTCTACCTCCCCGAGCGCTGGCCCGCCCTCGATCCGGCGGCCATCGCGGGCCTTGCCGGGCGTCCCTACGCGGCCGCAGCCAAGACCGTGCTGTCGCCCCTCGTCGACGGCGAGATCCCGCAGGGCGACCTCGACCGGATGATCGAGGGGGCCTATGCCACCTTCCGGCACCCGGCCGTCTGCCCGCTGGTGCAACTCGGCGACAACCTCTTCCTGCTCGAACTCCACCACGGCCCGACGCTCGCGTTCAAGGACGTGGCGATGCAGCTCCTCGGGCGGCTGATGGATCACGTGCTGAAGGCCCGCGGCAGCCGCGCCACCATCGTGGGTGCCACCTCCGGCGATACGGGCAGCGCCGCCGTCGAGGCCTTCCGCGGCCTCGATCAGGTCGACGTCTTCATCCTGTTCCCGCACGGCCGCGTGTCGGAGGTGCAGCGGCGCCAGATGACGACGGTGGATTCGGCCAACGTCCACGCCGTCGCGGTCGAGGGCACCTTCGACGATTGCCAGGCGATCGTGAAGGCGCTGTTCCAGCACCCGCGCTTTGCCGAGGAGGTGCGGCTGTCGGGCGTCAACTCGATCAACTGGGCGCGGGTCGCCGCGCAGGCCGTCTACTACTTCACCAGCGCCGTGGCGCTCGGCTCCCCGCATCGCCCGGTCTCCTTCTCGGTGCCGACCGGCAATTTCGGCGACATCCTGGCCGGTTGGGTCGCCAAGCGGATGGGCCTGCCGGTCGGCCGGCTGATGATCGCGACGAACGCCAACGACATCCTGGCCCGCACGCTGGCGAGCGGCGCCTACGAGGTGCGCGGCGTTGCCCCCACCACCTCGCCCTCGATGGACATCCAGGTCTCCTCGAACTTCGAGCGCCTGCTCTTCGAGGCCCTCGACCGGGAGCCCGAAGGGCTCAACCGCCTGATGGCGAGCCTCAAGCAATCGGGCGCCTTCTCGCTCCCGCCCGCGGTGCTGGAGCGGGTGCGGGCGGAGTTCGACGCGGCGGCGGTCCAGGAGCCGGAGGTCGCGGCCGAGATCCGCGAGACCTACCGGAGCACGGGCTATGTGCTCGATCCGCACAGCGCCATCGGCGTGCGGGCCGGCCGCCGGCTCCTCGATGCCGATCCGGCGACGCCGGTCGTGGCGCTCGCGACCGCGCATGCGGCGAAGTTCCCGGATGCGGTCGAGGCCGCGACGGGGCAGCGCCCTGCCCTGCCGCCCCATCTCGCCGACCTGATGACCCGGCGCGAGCGCTTCGCCGTGCTGCCCAACGACGAGGGCGCGGTCGAGCGCTTCATCCGCGAGCGGGCGCGCATCCTGCGCGGAGCCGCCGCGTGA